Below is a window of Alkalidesulfovibrio alkalitolerans DSM 16529 DNA.
TGTTCAGGACGAGCTTTCCCTTCTCGAAGTGCTTGAGCTTCTTGGCCAGGGCCACGGCGCCGTCGGGGGTGTAGAAGTTGTGGATGTCATCACCCCAGCCGTCCTCCATGCCCTCGATCTCGTCGGGAGCGATGCGGCAGCCGGTGGCGATGACCAGCCAGTCGTATTCGTACTTGCCTTTGGCGGTGGTCACGCGCTTGGCTGCGGGGTCGACGTTGGTGATCTCGTCCTGCACGAAGGTCACGCCCTTGGGCACGAAATCGGTCTGGGGCTTGATGCAGTCGTTGATCGTATAGATGCCGAAGGGGACGAAGAGCCAGCCGGCCTGGTAGTGGTGCTGCCAGGAGCGGTCGATGATGGTGATGCTCCACTCTTTTTCGTCGAGCTTCTTGCGCATCTTCGTCGCAACCATGACGCCGCCGGCGCCGGAACCGAGGATGAGAAGTTTCTTCATGGCGATCAAAACTCCTTGATTCGTGGTGATCGAAAATTGTTCCCTGGCCCCGTTCCTCGACCGCGCAAGGGCCGGGGGCCGCGTCGAAACCAAGCGATCGTGGATCGCGACTTCCCCGATCAGGCGACGACGAAGTCGCTTCTATACCTTCGGAGTTCCTTTTGGCAAGAAAATTATACTGCTAAAGTGTATTTTAGATAAAAGTAGTATTGGGGGGCGGGTAGGGGGCAAAAAAATCATTCAAAAACATGGAATTTGGGAGGTTACAAGGTTCTTGGGGAGGGGGGCGAGTGGCTACCACAGGAATGTCCAGGTGGGATATTCGCCGGGTGTTCGTCCGATTTTTTTTCTTTATCTTATTATTTCAGACAATTGTAAAATTCATGCCGGTGTGGTCGGCAATTTGAAGACTTGTTCAGCTTTTGGGGGCAATCTCGGGCGTATTTTGCGACTTTGATTTGTGATTTTTTGCCCAAATCGATATGCCGGCATTCCTCGTCGATGGGGCATGGGGGCATTGGGCAGCGTAACTGTCCGTGGGTTCTGGTAAAGCTAAGTTCTCGAATTCATACTGCTTAAATATACATAAGAGATGCCTTGGTACGGTGGTATGGTTGCGGAGACGTTGTGGGCATGATAGGGGATCAAAGCCTTGCAGGAGATTGCGAAATGACCTGAACAACCAGCCGATTTTGTGTGGTTCGACTGGGGTTCAGGATGCAGGGGTGTTGGGGTGATCGGCGCGTGGTGCGGCCGACCCTCCAAGTTGTAGTGGAAAGTGTGTGTGTGGGTTTTTATTGGTCGAGGTCAAGCAAGGGAGCCTTTCATGAAGAAGAAAACCGTTGCGCTCTTGTGCTCCTTGTTCGCAGCCGCGTTCTTCCTGGCCGGATTCATCGGCTCGGAAGCGGTCGGCAGCGCGGGAGAGGGCGGCCAGGTGGACAAGGGACGGGCGGATGTCATCGCCATCGACGCGCTGACCCGTTTCGGTCCTCTTGAGGAATCCGTGGTCATGTTCATGCACGACAAACACACCGAAGCCCTCGCCAAGCGCCCGGAGTGGAGCGAGAAGGGCTGTTTGACGTGCCATCCGGCCGACGAGAAGGGCAAGATGACCTTGGATTTTATGAAGCCACTGGGCGATTCCAAGGTTGAGGCGAAGAACATTTATCACGATGGTTGCATCAACTGTCACGTCGATCTGGTCAAGGCCGGCGAGAAGAGCGGGCCCACGGCCGAAGCTTGTCGCAACTGTCACCGTCTGGACCATGGTCTGGAGATCGAGTCCCTTCCCGTGACCGTCGATCGCAGCTTGCACTATCGTCACACCAAGATCTACGCCGATGACAAACAGAAGTGCGGCGTGTGCCACCATCAGTGGGACGAAACGGCCGGTAAGGTTGTGCCCGCAGTCGAGGAGAAGGACGTTCCCGGCGCGTGCGTTTACTGCCACAAGGCCGAACCGACCGTGATCGAAGGGCCCAAGCCCGTCACGGTCCGTAGTCTGCGTAAGGCATCGCACGGCGAGTGCGTGGCCTGCCACCTGGAGCGTACAACCGAACCCAACAGCACTATCAAGGCTCCCTTCGATTGTGCCGGTTGCCACTCCGCATCCGCGCAGGAGCAGATCGCCGAGCGCAACAAGAAAGCTGCCATCGAAGCGAGGGAAGACGCCCTCAGGATCAAGCGTGGCCAGCCTGACGCCGCTTTGGTCAGGGGCAGCGTGGAATTTTCGCCCGAAGTCAAGGTGCTGCCCATGGGCGTTGTACCTTTCAACCATAAGGCTCACGAGGACAAGGTCTCGACCTGTGTCGCCTGCCACCATGCCAGCCTCGACTCGTGCAGCAGCGCCTGCCACACAGTCGTCGGCGACGCCAAGGGCGGCTTCATCGGCCTTGAGCAGGCTATGCATGATAGGAACGCCACGCAAAGCTGCGTCGGCTGCCATACGCAACTGCAGCAGGATCAGAGCTGCATCGGCTGCCATGGGCTCATGCCCGGCAAGCCCGCCGTTACCGAGGCGACCTGCGCTCCCTGCCATCTCAAGATCGACACGGCCATGCTGGCCGGGGTGAAATCGCAAGAGGACAGCCAAGCCTTGGCCCAGATGCTCATCAGGGCCAGACCCGCTCCGCATGTGCTCAAGGCCGAGGACGTCCCGGACATCGTGACCATCGACGCCCTGGTCGACAAGTACGAGGCCTCGAAGCTGCCGCATCGCAGGATCGTTTTCGCCATGCTCGACCGCATCAAGGACGACGATCTGGCCAAGACGTTCCACGCTGCCGAATTCGCGGTCTGCGCGAGCTGCCATCACAACTCGCCCCCGTCGAAGAATCCTCCCAAATGCGCGAGCTGCCATCCGGCCAAGACGGGTGGCGACGCCACCGGGCGTCCGGGACTCATGGCGGCCTACCATGGCCAGTGCATGGGGTGCCACACCATGATGGGCATCGAGGGCAAGGTCTACAGCCAGTCGCCCGACGCCAAGCCGGTTCCGGCGGCGACGGATTGCACCGGCTGCCACAAGGAACGCACCGGCGTTTCGGTCGAGAAGAAGTAGCGGGGCGAAAATGGAAAGACGTACTTTCCTCAAATTACTCGGTGGAACGGGACTGGGCGCTGCGGTGCCCAGCACCGCCAAGGCCGCGAGCGGCAAGGAATTCACGGGCTACCCCGATGCCTCGGGCGTTCTTTTCGACGCCACGAAGTGCATTGGCTGCCGCAAGTGCGAGGCCGCCTGCAACGTTGTCAACGAAATGCCCGAACCCGAGCGTCCGTTCGACGATCTCAAGGTTCTGGATGAAAGACGGCGCACGGACTTCTCGACCTACACGGTGGTCAACAAGTACTCCCCTGTTTCGGGGCGTCCGCCCGTGTTCGTCAAGAACCAGTGCAACCACTGCCAGGAACCGGCCTGTGCTTCGGCCTGTTTTGTCAAGGCGTTCACCAAGACACCCACAGGCGCGGTGATCTACAATGAAAAGGTCTGCGTCGGCTGTCGGTACTGCATGATCGCGTGTCCCTTCAGCGTTCCGACGTATGAATATCATTCGGCGCTCAACCCCCGGGTTCGCAAGTGCACGATGTGTCATCCGCGTCTGCTGGAAGGAAAGCTGCCCGGATGCGTCGAAGCCTGCCCCAAGGAGGCCCTCATCTTCGGCAAGCGGTCCGAACTCATCAAGATCGCCAGACGGCGCATCGAGAACGAGCCCGGAAAGTACGTCGATCACATCTACGGCGAACACGAGATGGGCGGTACGAACTGGCTATATTTGTCCGGCGCGCCATTTGAGAAAATCGGGCTGCGCGAGGACCTTGGGACGACCTCCGCCCCTGAATACACCGCCGGGGCGCTGGCTGCAGTTCCCGTGGTCGTTGGCCTTTGGCCGGTGCTCCTGACCGGCGTTTACGTCGTCTCCAAGCGTAAGGACCGCGTGGCCAGGGAAGAGCGGGAAGAGGCGGTGCGCGAAGCCGTAGCCAAGGCCGAAGCGCGCGCCGAACAGCGCGTGGCCGACGAACTGAAGAAGGCCGAAACCGCGCACAAGCGTCAACTCGACGCCGAAATCCGCAAGGCTCTCGAAAAAGCCGCGCAGCAAGAGAAACAGGAGTAGGAGGCCGTCGATGTCGCATCCGGAACAAACGAAATCGGGGCTTACCCCCTTTACCGTGGTCGGCGGGTTCATCCTCCTGCTCGGCTTGGTCGTCACGGTGCTGCGCTTTACTGGCGGACTCGGAGCCGTGACCAATCTTGACGACAACAACCCCTGGGGTGTGTGGATCGCCTTTGACCTGCTGTGCGGCGTCGCGCTCGCGGCGGGTGGCTATACCACATCTGCGGCCTGCTACATCTTCGGGCTCAAGCGCTACCACGGCGCGGTCAGGCCGGCCATTCTCACGGCCTTCCTCGGCTACGCCCTGGTGGTCTTCGCCCTGCATTATGACGTCGGTCAGCCTTGGAGGCTGCCGTACCCCATCTTCGTCTCCCAGGGCACCACGTCGCTGCTCTTCGAAGTGGGCTTGTGCGTCTTCCTCTACCTGACCGTGCTCTTCATCGAGTTCAGCCCCGCCGCTCTCGAGTGGCTGGGACGGAAGAAGGTGCGGGATCTG
It encodes the following:
- the hmcB gene encoding sulfate respiration complex iron-sulfur protein HmcB; this translates as MERRTFLKLLGGTGLGAAVPSTAKAASGKEFTGYPDASGVLFDATKCIGCRKCEAACNVVNEMPEPERPFDDLKVLDERRRTDFSTYTVVNKYSPVSGRPPVFVKNQCNHCQEPACASACFVKAFTKTPTGAVIYNEKVCVGCRYCMIACPFSVPTYEYHSALNPRVRKCTMCHPRLLEGKLPGCVEACPKEALIFGKRSELIKIARRRIENEPGKYVDHIYGEHEMGGTNWLYLSGAPFEKIGLREDLGTTSAPEYTAGALAAVPVVVGLWPVLLTGVYVVSKRKDRVAREEREEAVREAVAKAEARAEQRVADELKKAETAHKRQLDAEIRKALEKAAQQEKQE
- the hmcA gene encoding sulfate respiration complex hexadecaheme cytochrome HmcA, producing MKKKTVALLCSLFAAAFFLAGFIGSEAVGSAGEGGQVDKGRADVIAIDALTRFGPLEESVVMFMHDKHTEALAKRPEWSEKGCLTCHPADEKGKMTLDFMKPLGDSKVEAKNIYHDGCINCHVDLVKAGEKSGPTAEACRNCHRLDHGLEIESLPVTVDRSLHYRHTKIYADDKQKCGVCHHQWDETAGKVVPAVEEKDVPGACVYCHKAEPTVIEGPKPVTVRSLRKASHGECVACHLERTTEPNSTIKAPFDCAGCHSASAQEQIAERNKKAAIEAREDALRIKRGQPDAALVRGSVEFSPEVKVLPMGVVPFNHKAHEDKVSTCVACHHASLDSCSSACHTVVGDAKGGFIGLEQAMHDRNATQSCVGCHTQLQQDQSCIGCHGLMPGKPAVTEATCAPCHLKIDTAMLAGVKSQEDSQALAQMLIRARPAPHVLKAEDVPDIVTIDALVDKYEASKLPHRRIVFAMLDRIKDDDLAKTFHAAEFAVCASCHHNSPPSKNPPKCASCHPAKTGGDATGRPGLMAAYHGQCMGCHTMMGIEGKVYSQSPDAKPVPAATDCTGCHKERTGVSVEKK